The Crocosphaera subtropica ATCC 51142 genome includes a window with the following:
- a CDS encoding sensor domain-containing diguanylate cyclase: MNDSSKSSQDQATLYRILCEAIPLGIFRNDVTGQCIYANQKLQEMSGLSQEEILGDGWKKMVHPEDQEWLSFIWSHFVEQVNLGHQSHYQLEYRYLNQDNSVGWAFVQAVPEYSSLGQLVGFIGSTLDITQRKRAEEILTDYSHKLENEVNQRTQELVIINEQLQQEINERKKVELALRNSQKQLKEITDSIHAGIAYVDQKGKYHFVNKFYELQFNRSRETMIGKYVWEVMGKETYNNVNHLIDQVLKGESKHIEFDITYETGNTSYSSCFLTPAFDETEKVIGYYTVVFDITERRNLEQSLKKANKKLSYLAVVDDLTEIANRRRFDDFLNKEWRRLLRTQDPLSLILLDVDFFKCYNDYYGHPKGDDCLVKIAQLANNSVSRCSDLVARYGGEEFAVILPNTDKRGAIIVAQRIHQNIRNARIPHETSKKGSIISVSLGVACLIPSLQESPKNLINLADQALYQAKNQGRDRFCVAKNNNI; this comes from the coding sequence ATGAATGACAGCAGCAAGAGTTCTCAAGATCAAGCAACTCTCTATCGAATATTGTGTGAGGCTATTCCTCTCGGTATTTTTCGGAATGATGTGACTGGACAATGTATTTATGCTAATCAAAAACTTCAAGAAATGTCTGGACTGTCTCAAGAAGAAATTTTAGGAGATGGATGGAAAAAGATGGTACATCCAGAGGATCAAGAATGGTTAAGTTTTATTTGGTCCCATTTTGTCGAACAAGTTAATCTAGGTCATCAAAGTCATTATCAACTTGAATATCGTTATCTTAATCAAGATAATTCTGTAGGATGGGCATTTGTACAAGCAGTTCCTGAATATAGTTCTTTAGGCCAACTGGTGGGTTTTATTGGTTCAACCCTAGATATTACACAACGAAAACGGGCTGAAGAAATTTTAACAGATTATTCCCATAAATTAGAAAATGAAGTTAATCAACGCACCCAAGAACTGGTGATCATTAATGAACAGTTACAACAAGAAATTAACGAACGAAAGAAAGTAGAATTAGCCCTGAGAAATAGTCAGAAACAACTTAAAGAGATTACTGATTCTATTCATGCAGGCATTGCTTACGTTGATCAAAAAGGAAAATATCATTTTGTTAATAAATTTTATGAGTTACAGTTTAATCGTTCCCGTGAGACAATGATTGGTAAATATGTATGGGAAGTTATGGGAAAGGAAACCTACAATAATGTTAATCATTTAATTGATCAAGTCCTTAAAGGAGAGTCAAAACATATTGAGTTTGATATTACCTATGAAACGGGGAATACCAGTTATAGTAGTTGTTTTTTGACCCCTGCTTTTGATGAAACAGAAAAGGTAATTGGTTATTATACTGTTGTTTTTGATATTACAGAACGCAGAAACTTAGAGCAATCTCTCAAAAAAGCAAATAAAAAATTATCCTATTTAGCTGTAGTTGATGATCTCACTGAAATCGCCAATCGTCGTAGATTTGATGATTTTTTAAACAAAGAATGGAGACGGTTATTACGCACCCAAGATCCCCTATCTTTAATTCTTCTCGATGTGGATTTTTTTAAATGTTATAATGACTATTATGGTCATCCAAAAGGGGATGATTGTCTCGTCAAAATTGCTCAACTTGCTAACAATTCTGTTAGTCGTTGTAGTGATCTGGTGGCTCGATATGGTGGGGAAGAATTTGCCGTTATTTTACCTAATACAGATAAAAGAGGAGCGATCATTGTTGCTCAACGGATTCACCAAAATATTAGGAATGCCAGAATTCCTCATGAAACATCAAAAAAAGGTTCTATTATTTCTGTTAGTTTAGGGGTGGCTTGTCTAATTCCTTCTTTACAAGAGTCTCCTAAAAATTTAATTAATCTAGCTGATCAAGCTCTTTATCAAGCGAAAAATCAAGGACGTGATCGCTTTTGTGTAGCTAAAAATAATAATATTTGA
- a CDS encoding M16 family metallopeptidase, with the protein MIDTSFIKRFRWLGLVLITTLLVLIFRLPAVAQTPRHYTELEFPPLPDISLPQYERYQLNNGMVVYLMEDHQLPLVKGNALIKTGSRLEPIEEVGLAETTGSLMRLGGTQQHSANEVNELLEQRAARVEVNIGTNSGNAGFNTLTEDLETVFNLFSEIVREPAFAPQPLTLIKTQQQGQIARRNDDPGDIASRELRKLIYGEESPYARTTEYETIDNISRDDVIAFHQKYVRPENIILGIVGDFDPNTLKPLIEETLGTWQPKTPDPEINIPSAEQKQSQGVFFVSQPQLNQSNVLLGHLGGKFDSPDYPALAVVNGLFNGFGGRLYNNLRSRQGLAYSVYGYWSAAYDHPGIFIAGGQTASQTTVQFITSLIEEIQRVQENPIESDELDYAKESIINSFVFKFENPSQTLSRLMTYEYFGYPQDFIFDYQEGVKATTVEDVQRVAQQYLKPENLVTLVVGNEAEINPPLSQLGQTVTPIDITIPGEAKR; encoded by the coding sequence ATGATTGACACCTCATTTATAAAACGATTTCGCTGGTTAGGTTTAGTGTTAATAACTACCTTGCTAGTGTTAATTTTTCGTTTGCCGGCGGTTGCTCAAACCCCAAGACACTATACTGAGTTAGAATTTCCCCCCTTACCTGACATATCTCTTCCCCAATATGAACGCTACCAACTCAATAATGGGATGGTGGTTTATTTAATGGAAGATCATCAGTTACCCTTAGTCAAAGGCAATGCTTTAATCAAAACAGGATCACGACTCGAACCAATTGAAGAGGTTGGCCTAGCTGAAACCACAGGAAGCTTAATGCGTTTAGGGGGAACTCAGCAACATTCTGCTAATGAAGTCAACGAACTCCTCGAACAACGGGCTGCTAGAGTGGAAGTGAACATAGGAACCAACTCAGGGAATGCCGGGTTTAACACCCTCACAGAAGACCTAGAAACGGTTTTCAATCTCTTCAGTGAAATTGTACGAGAACCGGCCTTTGCGCCTCAACCCCTTACCTTAATCAAAACCCAACAACAGGGTCAAATTGCTCGCCGTAACGATGATCCAGGGGACATTGCTAGTCGTGAGTTACGGAAATTAATCTATGGGGAAGAGAGTCCCTATGCTCGCACCACTGAGTATGAAACCATTGATAATATTAGTCGTGATGATGTCATTGCCTTTCATCAAAAATATGTACGACCTGAAAACATCATTTTAGGTATTGTCGGAGACTTTGATCCCAACACCCTTAAACCCTTAATTGAGGAAACCCTGGGAACCTGGCAACCCAAAACCCCAGATCCAGAGATAAACATCCCCTCAGCCGAACAAAAACAAAGCCAGGGGGTATTTTTCGTCAGTCAACCTCAATTGAACCAGAGTAATGTGTTATTGGGGCATTTAGGGGGTAAATTCGATAGCCCTGATTATCCTGCTTTAGCGGTGGTGAATGGTTTATTTAATGGCTTTGGGGGTCGTTTGTATAATAACCTGCGATCGCGTCAAGGGTTAGCTTACAGTGTGTATGGTTATTGGAGTGCTGCCTATGATCATCCTGGAATTTTCATTGCCGGGGGTCAAACCGCTTCTCAAACCACAGTACAGTTTATTACCTCTTTAATTGAAGAAATTCAAAGAGTGCAAGAAAACCCCATTGAATCCGATGAATTAGATTATGCTAAAGAGTCGATTATAAACTCTTTTGTGTTTAAATTTGAGAACCCTAGCCAAACCTTATCCCGTCTCATGACCTATGAATATTTTGGCTATCCCCAAGACTTTATTTTCGACTACCAAGAAGGAGTAAAAGCAACCACAGTTGAAGATGTGCAACGGGTTGCTCAACAATATTTAAAACCAGAAAATCTTGTCACTTTAGTGGTAGGAAATGAAGCAGAAATTAATCCTCCTCTATCTCAACTCGGACAAACCGTTACCCCCATTGATATCACTATTCCTGGAGAAGCTAAACGTTAA
- a CDS encoding DUF790 family protein → MLPSDLLMYRYSGDTIIPKRLPLNDSTINLAAEQIDCFLNCVDQTQKQLNEKLSELEGDNPNYRVKRGLAHLLKNHFSTFEIVSPLEPKELRQKVFSCAAESLPIPQNRPNLLQKVASLLTEELQREVLPSEIERGLYADLQENRILTSFDPPEPETLIHRYNLSQIQGVFYRSNYIVINAHRNDPGEYKLLFRYLKLFQLMAYIEGDADTGFTITIDGPTSLFKASTRYGLSLAKMIPALLHVSKWSLKSKLQTKDSYTGGIKNSYFDLDDHCGLVTHYSRGKTYDSMLEESFVKRWNKLKTDWQLEREVDLIPIPGSVMIPDFRLVHPDGRDYLLEIVGYWRPEYLRKKFYQVQNADNDNIILAISERLNLDKAGVDFNNTPAKVIWFKDKLNPKSVLSLLENS, encoded by the coding sequence ATGTTACCGTCAGATTTATTAATGTATCGTTATAGTGGGGATACCATTATACCTAAACGTTTACCTTTAAATGATAGCACAATTAATTTAGCTGCTGAACAAATTGATTGTTTTTTAAACTGTGTTGATCAGACGCAAAAACAGTTAAATGAAAAATTATCAGAATTAGAAGGCGATAACCCTAATTATCGGGTAAAACGAGGATTAGCCCATTTGTTAAAAAATCATTTTTCTACCTTTGAAATTGTTAGCCCTCTAGAACCTAAAGAATTAAGACAAAAAGTTTTTAGTTGTGCTGCAGAATCTTTACCGATTCCTCAAAATCGACCGAATTTATTACAAAAAGTAGCCAGTTTACTAACAGAAGAATTACAAAGAGAAGTCTTACCCAGTGAAATTGAACGGGGTTTATATGCAGATTTGCAAGAAAATAGAATATTAACCAGTTTTGACCCACCCGAACCAGAAACTTTAATTCATCGTTATAATTTATCTCAAATTCAAGGGGTATTTTATCGTTCTAATTATATTGTAATTAATGCTCATCGAAATGATCCAGGAGAATATAAACTCTTATTTCGTTATTTAAAATTGTTTCAATTGATGGCATATATTGAAGGCGATGCAGACACCGGTTTTACCATTACTATTGATGGGCCAACCAGTTTATTTAAAGCCAGTACCCGTTACGGTTTATCTTTGGCCAAGATGATTCCTGCGTTACTTCATGTGAGTAAATGGAGTCTAAAAAGTAAGTTACAAACCAAAGATTCTTATACAGGAGGTATCAAAAATAGTTATTTTGATTTAGACGATCATTGTGGTTTAGTCACTCATTATTCTAGGGGAAAAACCTACGATAGTATGCTAGAGGAATCCTTTGTTAAACGCTGGAATAAATTAAAAACAGACTGGCAATTAGAACGAGAAGTTGACTTAATTCCTATTCCGGGAAGTGTAATGATTCCTGACTTTAGATTAGTGCATCCTGATGGGAGAGATTATTTATTAGAAATTGTGGGTTATTGGCGACCTGAGTATTTAAGAAAGAAGTTTTATCAAGTACAAAATGCTGATAATGATAACATTATTTTAGCCATTTCTGAACGATTAAACTTAGATAAAGCAGGGGTTGATTTTAATAATACTCCTGCGAAAGTTATCTGGTTTAAAGATAAGTTGAATCCTAAAAGTGTTTTGTCTTTGTTAGAGAATAGTTGA